From Sparus aurata chromosome 9, fSpaAur1.1, whole genome shotgun sequence, a single genomic window includes:
- the osbpl6 gene encoding oxysterol-binding protein-related protein 6 isoform X2 has translation MSHHHQYQRGPHGRTMSSEERSGTPVNKTTSTPVHKSASSSSSSQRDSRQEADSWEIIEGLKIGQSNVQRPDKHEGFMLKKRKWPLKGWHKRFFVLDNGILKYSKSPIDIQKGKLHGSIDVGLSVMSIKKRARRIDLDTEEHIYHLKVKSQDIFDAWVSKLRHHRLYRQNEIVRSPREATMRTFPPPAAIESPQPASSVVREAKQAKPSSLPWQPVAPNNSSNSSLPASYSNGQSKVAAWLQESEEMDKCAEELARCQSNLTELSRLLQSLEILQRTQSAPNFTEMQTNCVELSKKEKRLNRRWRTKSVGKDAKFQLQVPLSTSMSPIRLHSSNPNLCAELVDFQPPVSRLTDSGECASDYIKLQEEFCTIAQKVHSLLKSAFNTVAIEKEKIKQILSDQEQSDQSAQINSLRKSLSQALSQNAELRTRLNRIHSESVLTEQVVSVNIISTPDEAGEQMGIPLTQQASNESRLSMSESVSEFFDAQEVLLSASSSENEGSDDESYVSDVSDNISEDNASVTDNVSRQMANGDFAGCAFRNGRRTCLPAPCPDTSNINLWNILRNNIGKDLSKVSMPVELNEPLNTLQRMCEELEYSELLDKAAETEDPFERMVLVAAFAVSGYSSTYYRAGSKPFNPLLGETYECIREDKGFCFFSEQVSHHPPVSACHCESKNFTFWQDVRWKNKFWGKSMEILPIGTVNLTIPRFGDHYEWNKVTTCVHNILSGRRWIEHYGEITIRNTKSSACLCKLTFVKGNYWSSNVNEVQGFVMDQEGKVIHRLFGKWHEGLYCGVPPSAKCVWRPGSMPTDYELYYGFTRFAIELNELCPELKDVLPRTDARFRPDQRYLEEGNLEMASSEKQRIEDLQRTRRKWREENDAKQEPCFFKKVVDANHRERWVSNNTYWELRKNPGFINMEYTVSLW, from the exons GAGGCAGACAGCTGGGAAATCATTGAGGGGCTGAAAATCGGTCAGAGCAACGTCCAGAGGCCCGATAAGCACGAGGGTTTCATGTTGAAGAAGCGGAAATGGCCCCTGAAAGGCTGGCACAAG CGTTTTTTTGTTCTGGACAATGGTATCCTGAAGTACTCCAAGTCCCCCATTGAT ATTCAAAAAGGAAAACTTCATGGCAGCATCGACGTTGGCCTCTCAGTCATGTCCATCAAGAAGAGGGCCCGTCGTATCGACCTGGACACCGAGGAGCATATCTATCACCTCAAG GTCAAATCTCAAGACATCTTTGATGCCTGGGTGTCAAAGTTGCGTCATCACCGGCTTTACCGCCAGAACGAGATTGTGCGATCTCCGCGGGAGGCCACCATGCGAACATTTCCTCCCCCAGCTGCCATTGAGTCCCCCCAACCTGCATCGAGTGTGGTGCGGGAAGCCAAG CAGGCGAAGCCAAGCAGCTTGCCGTGGCAGCCTGTGGCccccaacaacagcagcaacagcagcctgCCAGCCTCCTACAGTAACGGCCAGAGCAAGGTGGCTGCATGGCTGCAGGAATCAGAGGAGATGGACAAGTGCGCAGAGG AGCTTGCACGATGCCAGTCCAACCTGACCGAGCTGAGCCGGTTATTGCAGAGTCTGGAAATTCTGCAAAGGACACAGTCAGCGCCCAACTTCACAGAAATGCAG ACCAATTGTGTTGAGttgtcaaagaaagaaaagcgcTTGAACAGAAGATGGAGAACTAAAAGTGTCGGCAAAGATGCAAAATTCCAGCTTCAG GTCCCCCTGTCTACCAGCATGTCCCCCATCCGCCTCCATTCATCCAACCCCAACCTGTGTGCCGAGCTGGTAGACTTTCAGCCCCCCGTCTCGCGGCTGACAGACAGCGGAGAGTGTGCCAGTGACTACATTAAACTTCAGGAGGAATTCTGCACCATCGCCCAGAAAG tCCACTCTTTGCTGAAGTCTGCCTTCAACACCGTGGCCatagagaaagaaaagattaaacagATTCTGTCCGACCAGGAGCAGTCGGACCAATCAGCCCAGATCAACTCTCTCAGGAAGTCTCTGTCACAG gCGCTGTCCCAAAATGCAGAACTTCGCACCCGACTCAACCGCATCCACTCTGAATCAGTCCTGACTGAACAAGTTGTCAGTGTGAACATCATCTCCACGCCTGACGAG GCCGGGGAACAGATGGGGATCCCTCTGACTCAGCAGGCATCTAATGAGAGCCGACTCTCCATGTCGGAGTCCGTCTCAGAGTTCTTTGACGCCCAGGAAGTGCTTCTGTCAGCCAGCTCGTCTGAGAATGAG GGCTCAGACGATGAGTCATATGTCAGCGATGTGAGCGATAACATTTCAGAGGACAACGCCAGCGTGACTGATAACGTCTCCAGACAAA TGGCCAACGGAGACTTTGCTGGCTGTGCCTTCCGTAACGGGCGGCGCACCTGCCTGCCGGCGCCGTGTCCTGACACCAGCAACATCAACCTCTGGAACATCCTGAGAAACAACATTGGCAAGGACCTGTCCAAAGTGTCCATGCCGGTGGAGCTCAACGAGCCCCTCAACACCCTGCAGCGCATGTGTGAAGAGCTGGAGTACAGCGAGCTGCTGGACAAGGCCGCTGAGACCGAGGATCCCTTTGAACGCATG GTTCTCGTCGCTGCTTTTGCCGTCTCAGGCTACTCATCCACTTActacagagcaggaagtaaGCCATTCAACCCGCTACTCGGAGAGACTTATGAATGTATTCGGGAAGACAAGGGCTTCTGTTTTTTCTCGGAGCAG GTGAGCCACCACCCTCCCGTCTCCGCCTGCCACTGTGAGTCTAAGAACTTCACCTTCTGGCAAG ATGTGAGATGGAAAAACAAGTTCTGGGGAAAGTCGATGGAGATTTTACCAATCGGGACTGTGAATCTCACGATTCCCAG gtTTGGCGATCACTATGAATGGAACAAAGTTACCACCTGTGTACACAACATCCTCAGTGGACGACGGTGGATCGAACACTACGGGGAGATCAccatcagaaacacaaagagcagCGCCTGCCTCTGCAAACTTACCTTTGTCAAG GGAAACTACTGGAGCTCTAATGTGAATGAGGTTCAAGGATTTGTGATGGATCAAGAAGGGAAAGTGATCCACAGGCTGTTTGGAAAATGGCACGAGGGTCTTTATTGCGGTGTCCCACCTTCTGCCAAATGTGTCTGGAGGCCAG GCTCCATGCCTACAGACTACGAGCTGTACTACGGCTTCACCAGGTTTGCCATAGAACTGAATGAACTCTGCCCTGAGTTGAAAGATGTTCTGCCGCGTACAGATGCCCGATTCAGGCCCGATCAAAG GTATCTGGAGGAGGGGAACTTGGAGATGGCCTCCTCAGAGAAGCAGCGTATCGAGGACCTGCAGAGAACCAGGAGGaagtggagagaggagaacGACGCCAAACAGGAGCCGTGCTTCTTTAA GAAAGTGGTTGATGCCAATCACAGGGAGAGGTGGGTCTCCAACAACACGTACTGGGAGCTCCGCAAAAACCCCGGCTTCATCAACATGGAGTATACAGTGAGCCTGTGGTAG
- the osbpl6 gene encoding oxysterol-binding protein-related protein 6 isoform X5 yields the protein MSHHHQYQRGPHGRTMSSEERSGTPVNKTTSTPVHKSASSSSSSQRDSRQEADSWEIIEGLKIGQSNVQRPDKHEGFMLKKRKWPLKGWHKRFFVLDNGILKYSKSPIDIQKGKLHGSIDVGLSVMSIKKRARRIDLDTEEHIYHLKVKSQDIFDAWVSKLRHHRLYRQNEIVRSPREATMRTFPPPAAIESPQPASSVVREAKQAKPSSLPWQPVAPNNSSNSSLPASYSNGQSKVAAWLQESEEMDKCAEELARCQSNLTELSRLLQSLEILQRTQSAPNFTEMQVPLSTSMSPIRLHSSNPNLCAELVDFQPPVSRLTDSGECASDYIKLQEEFCTIAQKVHSLLKSAFNTVAIEKEKIKQILSDQEQSDQSAQINSLRKSLSQALSQNAELRTRLNRIHSESVLTEQVVSVNIISTPDEAGEQMGIPLTQQASNESRLSMSESVSEFFDAQEVLLSASSSENEGSDDESYVSDVSDNISEDNASVTDNVSRQMANGDFAGCAFRNGRRTCLPAPCPDTSNINLWNILRNNIGKDLSKVSMPVELNEPLNTLQRMCEELEYSELLDKAAETEDPFERMVLVAAFAVSGYSSTYYRAGSKPFNPLLGETYECIREDKGFCFFSEQVSHHPPVSACHCESKNFTFWQDVRWKNKFWGKSMEILPIGTVNLTIPRFGDHYEWNKVTTCVHNILSGRRWIEHYGEITIRNTKSSACLCKLTFVKGNYWSSNVNEVQGFVMDQEGKVIHRLFGKWHEGLYCGVPPSAKCVWRPGSMPTDYELYYGFTRFAIELNELCPELKDVLPRTDARFRPDQRYLEEGNLEMASSEKQRIEDLQRTRRKWREENDAKQEPCFFKKVVDANHRERWVSNNTYWELRKNPGFINMEYTVSLW from the exons GAGGCAGACAGCTGGGAAATCATTGAGGGGCTGAAAATCGGTCAGAGCAACGTCCAGAGGCCCGATAAGCACGAGGGTTTCATGTTGAAGAAGCGGAAATGGCCCCTGAAAGGCTGGCACAAG CGTTTTTTTGTTCTGGACAATGGTATCCTGAAGTACTCCAAGTCCCCCATTGAT ATTCAAAAAGGAAAACTTCATGGCAGCATCGACGTTGGCCTCTCAGTCATGTCCATCAAGAAGAGGGCCCGTCGTATCGACCTGGACACCGAGGAGCATATCTATCACCTCAAG GTCAAATCTCAAGACATCTTTGATGCCTGGGTGTCAAAGTTGCGTCATCACCGGCTTTACCGCCAGAACGAGATTGTGCGATCTCCGCGGGAGGCCACCATGCGAACATTTCCTCCCCCAGCTGCCATTGAGTCCCCCCAACCTGCATCGAGTGTGGTGCGGGAAGCCAAG CAGGCGAAGCCAAGCAGCTTGCCGTGGCAGCCTGTGGCccccaacaacagcagcaacagcagcctgCCAGCCTCCTACAGTAACGGCCAGAGCAAGGTGGCTGCATGGCTGCAGGAATCAGAGGAGATGGACAAGTGCGCAGAGG AGCTTGCACGATGCCAGTCCAACCTGACCGAGCTGAGCCGGTTATTGCAGAGTCTGGAAATTCTGCAAAGGACACAGTCAGCGCCCAACTTCACAGAAATGCAG GTCCCCCTGTCTACCAGCATGTCCCCCATCCGCCTCCATTCATCCAACCCCAACCTGTGTGCCGAGCTGGTAGACTTTCAGCCCCCCGTCTCGCGGCTGACAGACAGCGGAGAGTGTGCCAGTGACTACATTAAACTTCAGGAGGAATTCTGCACCATCGCCCAGAAAG tCCACTCTTTGCTGAAGTCTGCCTTCAACACCGTGGCCatagagaaagaaaagattaaacagATTCTGTCCGACCAGGAGCAGTCGGACCAATCAGCCCAGATCAACTCTCTCAGGAAGTCTCTGTCACAG gCGCTGTCCCAAAATGCAGAACTTCGCACCCGACTCAACCGCATCCACTCTGAATCAGTCCTGACTGAACAAGTTGTCAGTGTGAACATCATCTCCACGCCTGACGAG GCCGGGGAACAGATGGGGATCCCTCTGACTCAGCAGGCATCTAATGAGAGCCGACTCTCCATGTCGGAGTCCGTCTCAGAGTTCTTTGACGCCCAGGAAGTGCTTCTGTCAGCCAGCTCGTCTGAGAATGAG GGCTCAGACGATGAGTCATATGTCAGCGATGTGAGCGATAACATTTCAGAGGACAACGCCAGCGTGACTGATAACGTCTCCAGACAAA TGGCCAACGGAGACTTTGCTGGCTGTGCCTTCCGTAACGGGCGGCGCACCTGCCTGCCGGCGCCGTGTCCTGACACCAGCAACATCAACCTCTGGAACATCCTGAGAAACAACATTGGCAAGGACCTGTCCAAAGTGTCCATGCCGGTGGAGCTCAACGAGCCCCTCAACACCCTGCAGCGCATGTGTGAAGAGCTGGAGTACAGCGAGCTGCTGGACAAGGCCGCTGAGACCGAGGATCCCTTTGAACGCATG GTTCTCGTCGCTGCTTTTGCCGTCTCAGGCTACTCATCCACTTActacagagcaggaagtaaGCCATTCAACCCGCTACTCGGAGAGACTTATGAATGTATTCGGGAAGACAAGGGCTTCTGTTTTTTCTCGGAGCAG GTGAGCCACCACCCTCCCGTCTCCGCCTGCCACTGTGAGTCTAAGAACTTCACCTTCTGGCAAG ATGTGAGATGGAAAAACAAGTTCTGGGGAAAGTCGATGGAGATTTTACCAATCGGGACTGTGAATCTCACGATTCCCAG gtTTGGCGATCACTATGAATGGAACAAAGTTACCACCTGTGTACACAACATCCTCAGTGGACGACGGTGGATCGAACACTACGGGGAGATCAccatcagaaacacaaagagcagCGCCTGCCTCTGCAAACTTACCTTTGTCAAG GGAAACTACTGGAGCTCTAATGTGAATGAGGTTCAAGGATTTGTGATGGATCAAGAAGGGAAAGTGATCCACAGGCTGTTTGGAAAATGGCACGAGGGTCTTTATTGCGGTGTCCCACCTTCTGCCAAATGTGTCTGGAGGCCAG GCTCCATGCCTACAGACTACGAGCTGTACTACGGCTTCACCAGGTTTGCCATAGAACTGAATGAACTCTGCCCTGAGTTGAAAGATGTTCTGCCGCGTACAGATGCCCGATTCAGGCCCGATCAAAG GTATCTGGAGGAGGGGAACTTGGAGATGGCCTCCTCAGAGAAGCAGCGTATCGAGGACCTGCAGAGAACCAGGAGGaagtggagagaggagaacGACGCCAAACAGGAGCCGTGCTTCTTTAA GAAAGTGGTTGATGCCAATCACAGGGAGAGGTGGGTCTCCAACAACACGTACTGGGAGCTCCGCAAAAACCCCGGCTTCATCAACATGGAGTATACAGTGAGCCTGTGGTAG